In Limibacter armeniacum, a single window of DNA contains:
- a CDS encoding PP2C family protein-serine/threonine phosphatase: MIGNTHLNEIINRENIYETDKILDRLHERIVTSLDQEHSGNDDGMDLCLCRIEYLYDGKVKVNFTGAKRPVYFLNELGKMMQLKADRISIGGTKRKKNARFSSKEIVFRRGTVLYLTSDGFIDQCGNDQSVRYGTARLLDKLAGLSSFPMERQSSELDKELTIFSEQATQRDDVTIMGIRL, encoded by the coding sequence ATGATTGGTAACACACACCTCAATGAGATTATCAACAGGGAAAATATTTATGAGACAGATAAGATTCTGGATCGACTGCACGAAAGGATTGTGACATCACTCGATCAGGAGCATTCAGGAAATGATGACGGCATGGATCTTTGTTTGTGTCGTATCGAGTACCTGTATGACGGCAAGGTCAAAGTGAATTTTACAGGAGCTAAAAGACCTGTATACTTTTTGAATGAATTAGGAAAGATGATGCAGCTTAAGGCAGACAGAATTTCTATTGGAGGAACAAAAAGGAAAAAGAACGCCCGTTTCTCTTCAAAAGAAATTGTGTTCAGAAGAGGAACGGTATTGTACCTGACATCGGATGGCTTTATTGACCAATGCGGCAATGATCAGTCCGTTCGATACGGAACTGCACGACTCCTTGATAAGCTAGCAGGCTTATCCTCTTTCCCAATGGAAAGACAAAGCAGTGAACTGGATAAGGAGCTGACTATTTTCAGCGAACAAGCCACACAAAGAGATGATGTAACAATCATGGGGATTAGACTTTAG
- a CDS encoding OmpA family protein, protein MNVKGYRNSAIKILAGVILCLLHLPVALAQTSVLDVFSSAKERGDKLYKAGAYVEALEAYQASYAKDSSDFKVWQGILKCESKLSHKFKVLHWCEKLAAAGQILSREQHLAYADAQRACWELEKAADNYLRLLQEGTSEKALLQSRMAGLDSLPAYTSPYATFELTPLAKLNSPFDEVMPVYSEDGLVFLSNKPSTLGVKETMKGGLISHFYYSKAFVGESQQLEILDNKPQTGYSYFAGRDKAIVGRKVRGKDGLETSKLFLAEKVKGTWRLEQLPFCAAGANYIHPVLSQDNTYLFFASDIGGGYGKMDVYYIRYLEGKWTEPVNLGAKVNTEGDELFPFIAADYTLYFSSDGLPGIGGFDLFKADFEKDRVLNVQNMGAPVNSIDDDKALVWDSHNQLGFLSSNRNYGNGFDLFKLEVGRQMTYTLNGRAIFHQGKEYFPVFMDTVSVELTDVRNHSLVCKTKTDGRGYFSIVAPYTGRFQLTLTYQGEKHKKLIDFPVRASSDKQFYVVYYPFGKQLQHTDFFLDKKENIGSVRFWEKFHKKKHNPCEHNALLLSQGIIDLSIFEREQGTLDRAEKFYSKSAYEKALAISLNMVDEFPSVNEAKLLSAKSLFRLNRPYEAVYLFNEVICRDGILKPDDYKLTAEALVQTGSFDAAIFYYQKYLDEIKQDEMVQKVVAGLEQMSFYLKDSIRYTVKPVSVNSKEGEYASYKLDEELYFISDRKPVAGTGEKVMKSGVYKANAVAITDSLQFVNVRNIGAEGFEQMGPFTFTADKQNVFATVVAAGKKGKKVLQIHEFKVSKKNWKHTTGVNLNSDVYSIGHPALTHKADKMYFVSDMPGGFGGSDLYVSRKLESGWSQPENLGAEINTAGDEMFPYIKGDSILYFASDGHGGMGGLDIYSAEIVNGRYRNLINLGFPVNSPRDDFAYTVDNTGLSAYLSSNRKPEGDDDLYHVTIHKVYSYILSGSVLLHEQISETEDPERVKGVNLSLVDMLTQDTVARANTDWEGKFWLRAPYAGQFNLVAHSSRLGEYPTEVEIPMYRDYYEDYYIVFFNSNNEYFRKDFLLSKDERINKAYLRRALYKSKELPCFTYTGYVADTLYQPLDANIYVYDVDRDMMYVEASDAETGAYSFCLDPGTEYVFKVMKKGYLSTCFKVQTGNLTSEIIGDKVVLEKIPEMGKVMMTESLYYEVNGSDISPEIAIDLDKLVKFMKDNPTLKVELSSHTDSRGSAEYNRKLSELRAKKAVEYIVANGVHVDRISAIGYGEEQILNQCVDGIQCSEEDHSKNRRTEVKIMGEIPLEASGFKHSDIFNPEIDRTECMPVEKQLSEAVTVYIGSVEDAAGFTISEAKVHVYNPFEGSVEQLQTNHNGMFKVSLKPEMTYNLVIEKSGFWPQCTTIYTNSFSKQVEEKPFVMEATTLSDAELRFHNLTGDFVDYSSCEKINGLKDLSASADFRIEEINIEDIKAGYAIQLGAYQSDSYQNFEYLKDLGKVCRQKSVDEGIYRYFLLRFDRSNEAEKVLQEVIRRGVSDAFIYPLGFIFE, encoded by the coding sequence ATGAATGTAAAGGGATACAGAAATAGCGCTATCAAGATATTGGCAGGAGTAATACTCTGCTTATTGCATTTGCCTGTTGCTCTGGCGCAGACATCAGTACTAGATGTATTCTCTTCAGCAAAGGAAAGAGGTGACAAGTTATACAAGGCAGGCGCTTATGTTGAAGCATTGGAAGCGTATCAGGCTTCTTACGCAAAAGACAGTTCTGACTTTAAGGTGTGGCAAGGAATACTTAAGTGTGAGTCAAAACTGAGCCATAAGTTCAAGGTCTTGCATTGGTGTGAGAAGTTAGCAGCAGCGGGACAAATCTTATCCAGAGAGCAGCACTTGGCTTATGCAGATGCACAAAGGGCTTGCTGGGAATTGGAAAAGGCAGCAGACAATTACCTTCGACTGCTGCAGGAAGGAACTTCCGAAAAAGCATTGTTGCAAAGCCGAATGGCAGGGTTGGACAGTTTACCTGCTTATACATCACCATATGCTACGTTTGAGCTGACTCCTTTAGCAAAACTAAATTCCCCTTTTGATGAGGTTATGCCAGTCTATTCAGAGGACGGACTGGTTTTTCTGAGTAACAAGCCTAGTACACTGGGTGTAAAAGAAACCATGAAAGGAGGGTTGATCAGTCATTTTTATTACAGCAAGGCATTTGTTGGAGAGTCTCAGCAGCTTGAAATCCTTGATAACAAACCCCAAACAGGCTATAGCTATTTTGCAGGTAGGGACAAGGCGATAGTTGGCAGAAAAGTAAGAGGAAAAGATGGGTTGGAGACCAGTAAGCTCTTTTTGGCAGAGAAAGTCAAAGGGACATGGAGACTTGAGCAACTTCCTTTCTGTGCTGCAGGAGCAAACTATATTCACCCTGTGCTAAGTCAGGATAACACTTACCTGTTTTTTGCCTCAGATATAGGAGGCGGGTACGGAAAGATGGATGTTTACTATATCCGTTACTTGGAAGGGAAATGGACTGAGCCAGTCAATTTGGGAGCAAAAGTCAATACTGAAGGTGATGAGCTGTTTCCGTTTATTGCAGCGGATTATACCTTGTATTTTTCATCTGATGGATTACCTGGAATTGGAGGTTTTGACCTTTTTAAGGCTGATTTTGAAAAGGACAGAGTTCTCAATGTTCAAAATATGGGTGCTCCAGTCAATTCTATCGATGACGATAAGGCATTGGTGTGGGATTCGCATAACCAGTTAGGTTTTCTGTCCTCGAATAGAAACTATGGAAATGGGTTCGACTTATTTAAACTGGAAGTTGGCAGGCAAATGACCTATACACTAAATGGTCGAGCCATCTTTCATCAGGGAAAGGAATACTTTCCAGTGTTTATGGATACAGTCTCAGTTGAATTGACGGATGTTCGTAACCATTCATTGGTCTGTAAAACAAAAACGGATGGCAGGGGCTATTTTTCAATAGTGGCACCATACACTGGCAGATTTCAGCTTACGCTTACCTATCAAGGCGAAAAGCATAAAAAACTCATCGACTTTCCGGTTAGGGCTTCTTCCGACAAGCAGTTTTATGTTGTCTATTATCCCTTTGGTAAACAGCTTCAGCATACCGATTTCTTTTTGGACAAGAAGGAAAACATTGGTAGTGTTCGGTTTTGGGAGAAGTTTCATAAAAAGAAACATAACCCATGCGAGCATAATGCATTGCTGCTGTCACAGGGAATTATTGACCTAAGTATTTTTGAAAGAGAACAAGGCACGCTCGATAGGGCAGAAAAGTTTTATAGTAAAAGTGCATATGAAAAAGCTTTGGCAATCAGCCTGAATATGGTGGATGAATTTCCTTCCGTAAATGAAGCCAAGCTGCTGAGTGCTAAGAGCCTGTTTAGGTTGAACAGACCTTATGAGGCAGTATACCTTTTCAATGAGGTGATTTGCCGTGATGGAATCCTAAAGCCGGATGATTATAAACTGACCGCAGAGGCGCTGGTGCAGACAGGTTCGTTTGATGCAGCCATTTTCTATTATCAGAAATACCTTGATGAGATCAAGCAGGATGAGATGGTTCAAAAAGTGGTGGCAGGGTTGGAACAAATGTCTTTTTATTTGAAAGATTCAATCCGTTATACGGTGAAGCCAGTTTCTGTCAATTCCAAGGAGGGGGAATATGCCTCTTACAAATTGGATGAAGAACTGTATTTTATTTCTGACCGCAAGCCTGTAGCAGGAACAGGAGAGAAAGTGATGAAGTCAGGGGTGTATAAGGCAAATGCCGTTGCCATAACAGATTCTCTTCAGTTTGTAAATGTCAGGAATATCGGAGCTGAGGGATTTGAACAAATGGGACCATTCACGTTTACAGCGGACAAACAAAATGTATTTGCAACTGTGGTGGCAGCAGGCAAGAAAGGAAAAAAAGTACTTCAGATACATGAGTTTAAAGTCAGCAAGAAAAACTGGAAACATACAACAGGAGTCAATCTCAACAGTGATGTTTACTCAATCGGACATCCTGCCCTGACCCACAAAGCGGACAAGATGTATTTTGTGTCTGATATGCCCGGAGGGTTTGGGGGATCGGACTTATACGTTAGCCGCAAATTGGAAAGCGGATGGAGCCAACCTGAAAACTTGGGAGCTGAAATCAATACCGCAGGTGATGAGATGTTTCCCTATATCAAAGGGGATTCGATACTTTACTTTGCATCGGATGGGCATGGTGGAATGGGTGGTTTGGATATCTATAGCGCAGAGATTGTAAATGGAAGGTACCGAAACCTGATTAATTTGGGCTTCCCTGTCAATAGCCCTCGAGACGACTTTGCCTATACGGTGGACAATACAGGCTTGTCCGCTTACCTTTCGTCCAATAGAAAGCCAGAAGGAGATGACGATCTCTATCACGTAACCATTCACAAGGTGTATTCCTATATTCTGTCAGGGAGTGTGCTGTTGCATGAGCAAATTTCTGAAACAGAAGATCCGGAAAGGGTAAAAGGAGTAAACCTTTCTTTGGTGGACATGCTTACGCAAGATACTGTAGCAAGAGCGAATACGGATTGGGAAGGGAAATTCTGGCTTCGGGCACCTTATGCAGGACAGTTTAATCTGGTGGCACACAGCAGTAGACTAGGAGAGTACCCGACCGAGGTGGAAATTCCGATGTACCGAGATTATTATGAAGATTATTATATCGTCTTTTTCAACAGTAACAATGAGTATTTCCGAAAGGACTTTCTGTTAAGCAAGGACGAGCGTATCAATAAGGCATACCTGAGAAGAGCGCTTTACAAGAGCAAGGAACTGCCTTGCTTTACCTATACAGGTTATGTGGCTGATACACTTTATCAACCATTGGATGCCAACATATATGTGTATGATGTAGATCGGGACATGATGTATGTGGAAGCATCAGATGCGGAAACCGGAGCCTATTCTTTTTGTCTTGACCCTGGAACGGAATACGTTTTCAAGGTGATGAAAAAAGGCTACCTGTCTACTTGCTTCAAGGTACAGACAGGAAATCTCACAAGTGAGATCATAGGAGATAAAGTGGTCTTGGAAAAGATTCCTGAGATGGGGAAAGTCATGATGACGGAGTCTTTATACTATGAAGTAAACGGCTCTGACATTTCTCCCGAGATTGCGATTGATCTCGATAAGCTGGTCAAGTTTATGAAAGACAACCCTACGCTGAAAGTGGAGTTGAGTTCGCATACTGATTCAAGGGGAAGTGCTGAATACAACCGGAAGCTATCCGAATTGAGAGCCAAAAAGGCTGTAGAATATATTGTGGCAAATGGTGTACATGTAGACAGAATCTCAGCCATTGGTTATGGTGAGGAGCAGATCTTAAACCAATGTGTGGATGGCATCCAATGTTCGGAGGAAGACCATAGCAAGAATAGGCGTACCGAAGTGAAGATTATGGGAGAAATACCGCTGGAGGCTTCAGGCTTTAAGCACAGCGATATTTTCAACCCTGAAATTGACAGAACAGAATGCATGCCTGTCGAAAAGCAATTGTCAGAAGCTGTAACGGTATATATAGGCAGTGTGGAAGATGCCGCAGGCTTTACCATCTCAGAAGCAAAAGTCCATGTTTACAATCCGTTTGAAGGTTCTGTTGAGCAGCTGCAAACCAATCATAATGGCATGTTCAAGGTCAGTTTGAAACCTGAGATGACTTATAATCTGGTGATCGAAAAGTCAGGCTTCTGGCCACAGTGTACCACTATCTATACAAACTCATTTAGCAAGCAGGTGGAGGAAAAACCGTTTGTGATGGAAGCCACGACGCTTTCAGACGCAGAGTTGAGGTTTCACAACCTGACTGGAGATTTTGTGGACTATTCTTCTTGTGAAAAAATCAATGGCTTAAAGGATTTAAGTGCTTCAGCAGACTTCAGGATTGAGGAAATAAATATTGAAGACATAAAGGCAGGGTATGCTATACAGTTAGGCGCATATCAGTCAGACAGCTATCAGAATTTTGAGTATTTAAAAGACTTGGGAAAAGTCTGTCGACAAAAATCTGTAGATGAAGGCATTTATCGCTACTTCCTGCTTCGATTTGACAGAAGTAACGAAGCTGAAAAAGTATTGCAGGAAGTCATTAGGAGAGGGGTGTCAGATGCTTTTATCTACCCTTTAGGATTTATATTCGAATAA
- a CDS encoding tetratricopeptide repeat protein — protein MTIILSAKLKQLFFRKQLIWFILSQCLFLVTINVQAKEGVNIDSLKAALDTASTDSTRLTLNYQIADYYRTQDLGQALYYGQQSLELAEEQSNNERKAKVYNLLGTVHFLKGKYVDATNYFIKALYLYEEEGKTFEAISQKNNLGLVYERRGEFQEALKYFVEIVEGVEALPEKQKNTVLSSVYLNLGSCFDGLDKLNDALKYYEKVLKLTDAKNFITNKAKALNNIGNIYLKKEEEDKAYSYFKRSLKAKEGLGTDYSVLNSLMSLSKYCIDNNKFEEAKEYLDQALEIGHHLNSPSFLKQIHELYYRFYKRQGKFEEALSQLEKLLVYADEVAKSESEEKIKNLVSDYQQEKEKREKEIRQQEERNRLYATIGLLVMVCLAAGLLYVIQRSKTKQAKMKEHQAMLKKEKLELQNDNLSKELELREKDLEMRDRELTSNVMNLVQKNELINAVSQKLADMKANLKKENQQAVRQIIYDLQTSKSDDLWDEFELRFQNVHNDFYKRLNDQFPDLTPNERKLCAFLRLNMSTKDIASVTRQSIRSIEMGRFRLRKKLGINNSESNLNTFIEQI, from the coding sequence ATGACAATCATTCTATCAGCAAAACTAAAACAGTTGTTTTTCCGAAAGCAATTGATTTGGTTCATCTTATCACAGTGTTTATTTCTAGTGACTATCAATGTACAAGCAAAAGAGGGTGTCAATATTGACAGCCTGAAGGCTGCACTTGATACAGCATCAACGGACTCTACCAGGCTTACACTGAACTATCAGATTGCAGACTATTACAGGACCCAAGATTTGGGGCAGGCACTTTATTATGGTCAGCAATCATTGGAATTGGCAGAAGAGCAATCAAATAACGAGAGAAAAGCCAAAGTATATAACTTGTTGGGAACAGTGCATTTCCTTAAAGGAAAGTATGTAGATGCTACAAACTATTTTATCAAGGCGCTGTACCTGTATGAAGAAGAAGGAAAAACATTTGAGGCAATCAGTCAGAAGAACAACCTTGGATTGGTTTACGAAAGGAGAGGGGAGTTTCAGGAAGCACTGAAATATTTTGTGGAGATTGTGGAAGGCGTAGAAGCATTGCCTGAGAAGCAAAAAAATACTGTTCTGTCTTCTGTCTATCTAAACTTAGGCTCTTGCTTTGATGGCTTGGACAAGCTGAATGATGCACTCAAATATTATGAAAAGGTACTGAAGCTGACAGACGCCAAAAACTTTATAACCAATAAAGCGAAAGCCCTCAATAATATTGGCAATATCTATCTGAAAAAAGAGGAAGAGGATAAAGCTTACAGTTATTTCAAACGATCACTAAAAGCCAAAGAAGGACTGGGAACAGACTACTCCGTTTTGAATTCCTTGATGTCTCTGTCGAAATACTGTATCGATAATAATAAGTTTGAGGAGGCAAAGGAATATTTGGATCAGGCACTTGAGATAGGTCATCACTTGAACTCTCCATCATTTCTGAAGCAAATTCACGAATTGTACTATAGATTCTATAAGCGTCAAGGGAAATTTGAGGAGGCTTTGTCTCAGCTAGAAAAATTGCTTGTATACGCTGATGAAGTAGCCAAAAGTGAAAGCGAAGAGAAGATCAAAAACCTTGTCTCGGATTATCAGCAGGAAAAGGAAAAGCGAGAAAAAGAGATCAGACAACAGGAAGAGCGAAACAGGCTATATGCAACGATAGGTTTGCTGGTGATGGTTTGTCTTGCCGCAGGATTGCTGTATGTGATCCAACGTTCTAAAACCAAGCAAGCCAAGATGAAAGAACATCAGGCGATGCTGAAAAAGGAAAAGTTAGAACTTCAGAATGATAACCTTTCCAAGGAGTTAGAACTGAGAGAGAAGGATCTTGAAATGCGTGACAGGGAGTTGACCTCTAACGTGATGAACCTTGTACAGAAAAATGAACTGATCAACGCAGTGTCTCAAAAGTTGGCAGATATGAAAGCCAACCTGAAAAAGGAAAACCAGCAGGCTGTCCGTCAGATCATCTATGACCTTCAAACCTCAAAGTCAGATGACTTGTGGGATGAGTTTGAATTGCGTTTCCAGAATGTACATAATGACTTTTACAAACGCCTGAATGATCAGTTTCCTGATCTGACCCCGAATGAGCGAAAGCTATGTGCTTTTCTGAGACTCAATATGTCCACTAAGGATATTGCTTCCGTTACACGCCAATCAATTAGGTCGATTGAGATGGGAAGGTTCAGGCTTAGAAAGAAATTAGGCATCAATAATTCAGAGTCTAACCTGAATACATTTATCGAGCAGATATAA